From a single Paenibacillus antri genomic region:
- a CDS encoding DUF5107 domain-containing protein, translating into MAYFVRNDVPETLGGEAMPDHGEIWSLPWEYEVRREADEATVKLWVETPVSACRVEKTIRLRSGEAKLRFSHRLTNVGRGELPYLWKLHAAVKADEHGRIDVGAGRAYLEDFGPPRTGKTGVGYDWPFAAGEDGTRHDMRLCLPASSAVNEFQYLTELTGGWCVYTDTASGIGLGLAFDPEAFPSCWLFATYGGWRGLSTVVLEPCTGTPISVTDGVAAGTHRTLAAGETFATEVTAVVYGGLKAVTGIDRDGNVTGETKP; encoded by the coding sequence GTGGCTTACTTCGTCCGGAACGACGTGCCGGAGACGCTCGGCGGCGAGGCGATGCCGGATCACGGCGAAATTTGGTCGCTGCCGTGGGAGTACGAGGTGCGGCGCGAGGCGGACGAAGCAACGGTAAAGCTGTGGGTGGAGACGCCGGTGTCCGCGTGCCGCGTGGAGAAGACGATCCGGCTGCGCTCCGGCGAAGCGAAGCTGCGGTTCTCGCATCGGCTGACGAATGTCGGCCGCGGCGAGCTGCCGTATTTATGGAAGCTGCATGCGGCGGTGAAGGCCGACGAGCACGGCCGGATCGACGTCGGCGCGGGGCGGGCGTACCTCGAGGATTTCGGTCCGCCGCGCACCGGCAAGACGGGCGTCGGCTACGATTGGCCGTTCGCGGCCGGCGAAGACGGAACGCGCCACGATATGCGGCTGTGCCTCCCGGCGTCGTCCGCCGTGAACGAGTTCCAATATTTGACGGAGCTGACCGGGGGTTGGTGCGTGTACACGGACACGGCGTCCGGCATCGGCCTCGGCCTCGCCTTCGATCCGGAGGCGTTCCCGTCGTGCTGGCTGTTCGCGACGTACGGCGGCTGGCGCGGCCTGTCCACCGTCGTGCTGGAGCCGTGCACCGGAACTCCGATATCGGTGACGGACGGCGTCGCCGCGGGCACCCACCGGACGCTGGCCGCCGGAGAGACGTTCGCGACCGAGGTGACGGCGGTCGTCTACGGCGGGCTGAAGGCCGTGACCGGCATCGACCGCGACGGCAACGTAACGGGAGAGACGAAGCCTTGA